A genomic segment from Chanos chanos chromosome 2, fChaCha1.1, whole genome shotgun sequence encodes:
- the lbx2 gene encoding transcription factor LBX2 — MTSSTDMKSGSVLQSSGEDRRRGPLDQLPPPANSNKPLTPFSIEDILNKPSVKKSVANLCPPRAVEKMTGSSAARNGITTPSSPLCALEELASKTFKGLEVSVIQAAEGREHLNAFGQRQASKKRRKSRTAFTNHQIYELEKRFLYQKYLSPADRDQIAQQLGLTNAQVITWFQNRRAKLKRDLEEMKADVESLKKIPPQALQKLVSMDDIEDPQGGSGAISPSLSPSSHGHRAFPQSPSSSRGQTTDEFSEEDEEIEVDD; from the exons ATGACCTCCAGTACAGACATGAAGTCAGGTTCCGTGTTACAGTCCAGCGGCGAGGACAGGAGACGAGGTCCGCTGGACCAACTTCCACCACCGGCTAACTCTAACAAGCCCCTTACACCATTCAGCATTGAGGATATTCTAAACAAACCCTCAGTTAAGAAGTCGGTGGCAAATCTGTGCCCCCCTCGCGCAGTGGAGAAAATGACCGGCTCGAGTGCAGCTCGGAACGGTATCACCACTCCCTCTTCACCGTTATGCGCTCTGGAGGAGCTAGCCAGCAAAACTTTTAAAGGTCTGGAGGTCAGCGTTATACAAGCGGCAGAAG GACGCGAGCATCTGAACGCTTTTGGCCAAAGACAGGCCTCTAAAAAGCGGCGGAAGTCCCGTACAGCTTTTACAAACCATCAGATATATGAACTGGAGAAGCGATTTTTATATCAGAAATATTTGTCACCGGCCGACAGGGACCAGATAGCACAACAGCTGGGCCTGACTAACGCGCAGGTCATCACTTGGTTTCAGAACAGACGAGCAAAGCTCAAGAGAGACTTGGAGGAGATGAAAGCGGACGTTGAGTCCCTCAAGAAAATTCCTCCACAAGCTTTACAAAAACTGGTGTCCATGGACGACATTGAGGATCCCCAGGGAGGTTCAGGGGCAATTTCCCCCAGTTTATCCCCGTCCTCGCATGGCCACAGAGCGTTTCCTCAGTCCCCGTCCTCATCCAGAGGCCAAACCACAGACGAATTctcagaggaagatgaggaaatTGAAGTGGACGATTGA